One window of the Pyxicephalus adspersus chromosome 5, UCB_Pads_2.0, whole genome shotgun sequence genome contains the following:
- the RBM12B gene encoding RNA-binding protein 12B, translated as MAVVIRLEGLPVIAGSVDIRHFFSGLNIPDGGVHIIGGKIGEAFVIFSTDEDARRAMSRTGGIIKNAHIQLFLSSKTEMQNTLDMSRRSSRKHPAVPPGNDTFGAKKGVGHNKFDKGISHPGLDNSGIKHNEAYTAKYDRREVKNSKDANDVYVYLCGLPYNVTEEDIRKFFSELDVVEILILLRPNGYRNGNGLVKFGSSKDANAALSRHNEYIGKRYIFLKKANEEQWINAGGQVGGPHPKQPRKQRSRSRSPQNQQFYLHLKNLSYNMEKQDIKHFLGLPDLPDIQIKFLFYRHQNKSRECFVMVKSEWQYEKCLALHKSNLNGRPIYIFPIPRKEMLDLIDSYETQSPPKMESLPGNFPSREHSPIKRCIYLRNFPFDVTKDEVMRFLTGFPVHQDDIFLLFDSVGVGLGEALVKFPTEQQALLAERLNRQRFLDTDVLVRRISDEQMKEFGVFNDKPVENVLPRSPMYKDEYSVREPVERSYALRDDLPYGHGDFRGSPERFRGSNPLDFVGRDELSLKFDGGSQSSIDYHHSLPFRSQSLEARPAGAIVRMKNLPYKATMEEILDFFYGYNVTHESVKVKFTKDGMATGLATVYFENYDEAMAAVNELNERPIGTRKILLSLTGV; from the coding sequence ATGGCAGTAGTGATCCGCTTAGAGGGGCTTCCTGTTATTGCTGGTTCGGTTGATATTCGTCATTTCTTCTCTGGATTGAATATACCTGATGGAGGTGTACATATTATTGGTGGTAAAATTGGTGAAGCCTTCGTTATATTTTCAACAGATGAGGATGCCAGACGTGCTATGAGTCGAACGGGTGGTATTATTAAGAATGCACACATTCAGCTTTTTCTCAGTAGCAAGacagaaatgcaaaatacattGGATATGAGTCGTAGAAGTAGCAGAAAGCATCCTGCAGTACCACCTGGTAATGATACATTTGGTGCAAAGAAAGGAGTCGGCCATAATAAATTTGACAAAGGAATCTCGCATCCTGGTCTGGATAACAGTGGTATTAAACACAATGAAGCGTATACAGCAAAGTATGACAGAAGAGAAGTGAAAAATTCTAAAGATGCCAATgatgtgtatgtgtatttgtgtGGGCTTCCTTACAATGTAACAGAGGAAGATATCAGGAAATTTTTTAGTGAGTTAGATGTGGTTGAAATTCTAATCCTATTACGTCCAAATGGCTATAGAAATGGAAATGGTCTTGTGAAATTTGGAAGTTCAAAAGATGCAAATGCTGCTCTGAGCCGTCATAATGAATATATTggtaaaagatatatttttctaaaaaaggcaaatgaagaGCAGTGGATTAATGCTGGTGGGCAAGTAGGAGGACCACATCCTAAGCAACCCAGAAAACAAAGGTCAAGGTCCAGATCACCACAAAATCAGCAGTTTTATCTACACTTGAAGAATTTGTCATATAATATGGAGAAACAAGATATTAAGCATTTTTTGGGTTTGCCTGACCTTCCTGATATACAGATAAAGTTCTTGTTCTACAGACACCAGAACAAATCCAGAGAATGCTTTGTAATGGTAAAAAGCGAATGGCAGTATGAAAAGTGCCTGGCTTTGCATAAAAGCAATCTTAATGGTCGGCCAATCTACATATTTCCTATTCCTCGGAAAGAAATGTTGGATTTGATAGATTCCTACGAAACTCAGTCTCCCCCCAAAATGGAGAGTCTACCTGGTAATTTTCCAAGTAGAGAACACTCTCCCATTAAAAGATGTATATACTTGAGAAATTTTCCATTTGATGTAACCAAAGATGAAGTGATGAGATTCTTGACAGGATTTCCTGTGCACCAAGATGATATCTTCTTGCTTTTTGACAGTGTAGGAGTCGGGCTTGGGGAGGCATTAGTGAAATTTCCCACTGAACAGCAAGCTTTACTTGCTGAAAGATTGAATCGCCAACGATTCTTGGATACAGATGTCCTCGTGAGACGTATATCTGATGAACAGATGAAGGAATTCGGAGTCTTTAATGATAAAccagtggaaaatgttttgcctCGTTCACCAATGTATAAAGATGAGTATAGTGTACGAGAACCTGTTGAACGGTCTTATGCTTTGCGTGATGACTTACCTTATGGTCATGGAGATTTTAGGGGATCTCCAGAAAGGTTTCGAGGCTCTAACCCCTTGGATTTTGTTGGTCGAGATGAACTTTCCCTAAAGTTTGATGGGGGAAGCCAAAGCAGTATCGATTACCATCATTCTTTACCATTCCGTAGCCAGAGTTTGGAAGCCAGGCCAGCTGGGGCTATTGTGCGTATGAAGAATCTGCCATATAAAGCCACTATGGAagaaattttggattttttctaTGGTTACAATGTCACTCATGAATCGGTAAAAGTCAAGTTCACCAAGGATGGAATGGCAACAGGGCTTGCCACAGTCTACTTTGAAAACTATGATGAGGCCATGGCTGCTGTTAATGAACTTAATGAAAGGCCCATTGGGACACGCAAAATTCTTTTATCTTTGAcaggagtgtaa